GATTTTTCCGACGAGTGTATAAGGGTCTTTCGCAAGGGCCTCCAGGGTTTTTCCCCATTCTGTAATCACCCAGTCGGTATCGGAATCCTTCCCGGACAGGTATTTTTTAGCCGCATTCGAAAAAGAAAACTGCATTTCCACCGCGGAAATTTTTTTGCCGTTCTCCAGCGTGACAATCCACTCCTGCCCGGGGTCCCGGGAGATTTGTTTGAGATCCAAAACAGCATCCTGAAGCATTAAATCAGGCGGGCCTACCCCCTCTTCAATCAAGGAGAGCATGACCGAGGTCGTGCCAACCTTTAGCGCGGTGGCGTATTCAAGCATATTGGAATCACCCAGAAGAAGATGTATTCTCCGGTAACGGGCGGGATCGGCCAACGGCTCGTCGCGGGTATTGATAATCGCCCGGTTGAATTGAACCCATTGATAAAAATCGTTTACGATGTGATCAGCCCTTTGGGAGAGTTGGAATTCGACGGATGGAAATTTTACCTCGCCGAGCATAACCCAGCCGTCTGGAACAAAATGGGCGCCGACCCTGCCTGCGCCCGTAAAAATTTGACGGGTCACCAAAAACGGGATCATCTGTCCCAGACCTTCATAAGAAAAAGGAAAATCACGGGAAACGAGGTAATTTTCATGGGAACCAAAAGTGGCTCCCGTTCTATGGTCGATATTATTTTTAATCATCGACACATTTTCAGCAAATCCGGTTTCTTCGAGCGCCTGCTGTAAAATCCGGTCGCCGGCCCGGTCATAGGAAATTAAATCATGGAGGTGGATACATTCGGGAGAGGCGTATTCCAGGTGGCCCATATCAAGGTAGATTCTTCCTCCGTTTAAAAGAAAACCGCCGTTGCCGGGCGGTTCGTCATGCGCCCGTTGATGGAGGTCGACCAGACCGAGCTTTTTCTTTTTTAAGATGTGTTCTTTAATACGATAAGCAATCTTTTCCGGAGATTCCCGAGGGTTTTCCTGGTTGATGAGGCATCCGTATTCGGTTTCCAGGCCGATAATTCGTGAAAGCATCTATTTTATCCATTCTTTTAGAAAAGATTGGTTTTCTTTTTTAGAAAGTGACCGGTATTTGGACGTTCCGGGTTGGCTCTTATCAAGAACAGCGACTTCTAAAGTTAGTTTTGGCAATTTTTCTTTTAATAGGGAATCGATGAAGGACTTTTTCGGTAATTCTTCTTCTTTGGTTTCTGATCGAGAAGAGGGAATCAAGGAAATGGCCCAGGTTCTTAGCGCGATTTGAACGGCCTGAGTTAAAGGTAAAGAGGCGGTGGTTCCCTGTTCAACGAGAAACTTTTCCATCTGATCGGCCATTTTAGCCGTTGGAGCGAGAACGCCGTCTTTATATTTAAAGGAAAAAATGGTGGTTCCGTGAGGTATGGCAAGCTTTTCCGCGGGATGGCCGGTTAGGTCCGTTAGAGGCATCGCAGACCCAAATTGATATCCCTGTTTTTTTAAAAGGGACCAAAAATCCCCATTATTCATTGCCGCTCCTTCGATTTTTGTAGGGGCGACCCCCCGTGGTCGCCCAGGGCAGGCACGGGGACCTGCCCCTACTCACCTGTCCGTTGCCGATACCTCTCCGCCTGCTTCGGATCAACCTTCTTCATCCGTTTTAAAAGGTTTTCCCGGCTTGAATCGGTATCCGGTTTTTTAGGCCCCGCTTCCTCTTTCGGTTTTTCAAGAGGATTAATAGGTTGTTCACGTCGTTCTAATGCAGGGTGCATTTTTTCTCCTTTATGAAAAAAAATGAGCGATGTCCGACAGTCCGCTCAAACGGTTTTTAAGCGATAAGACGTCTTCCGGTTCAAAAAGAGTTTTTAAATCAAGCTCTTTTTTTAAAAATCCTTTTTTAAAGATGATTCTTTCCCATTGAACGGAATCAATTTGGCTGTGAAACCGTTCGATGCAAAGACCCCGGATCGCCGCGCGGGTATCCCGGGGAGGAAGGGTCATGGCATCTTTGATCTCATTCTCCGTCGAGAGTCTTTCCATATTGCCGGCCATTTCCATGGCAAGAAAGAGTCCTCTGTCGGGGTTCACATTATGATATTCCAGATCAATGGCAATTAAGCTGGCGTCCTTCCAATCCACTTTTTCCGCATCCATATACGTTTGTAAAAGCCATTTTTTGGCGACCCAGTCCAGACGGCTGATTAACCGTTCGGGATTGAATTCCAGGTCATTTAAAACCTCCTCCCAGGTTTTTAGGATCCATTGGGTGTCAGCATCGTTTTCATGACCGAACTGTTTTTTCGCGGCGTAGAGATAAAGGCGCTGGTGGTCGATCGGAGAAATAGTTTTTCCTTTGAACCCCCGGATGGATTTTTTGCAAGTCGTATCGAGAGAAACCTCATGAACCGCCGAAACCGGTTCCAGAATTTCGGCTTCTTTCGGCAGGGCATTTTGTTCAATCAAACGAAGCGCCAGCCAGGTGGTTCCCACTTTAAGGCCGGTTGAAATTTCTGACAGGTTGGCGTCCCCTAAAATCTGATGGAGGCGGCGGTATTGTGACCGGTCGGCATGGGGCTCATCCCGGGTATTGATGATGGGCCGCCGGCTCATCGTATCAACCGACATCTCCACCTCGATAAAATCGGCCCTTTGAGAGAGCTGGAAGTGTCCGGGTTGAAGACCGCCCGGCGTCTCAATCCCGATTTTTCCTGCCCCGGCGATAATTTGGCGGGTAACCAGAAAGGGCGTTAATCCCTGTATAATTTTTTCAAAAGGCATTGTCCTGGGGAGAAGGTAATTATCATGACACCCGTAACTGTGACCATGGAAGTCGGTGTTGTTCTTGTAAAGCTGAACGGATGAATGACCTAACAGGGCGTTTCTGCGGTTGGCGCATTCCTGCACAATCCGTTCACCGGCCTTGTCATGAATGATGAGGTCTTTTAAAGAACGGCATTCCGGAGTCGAATACTCCGGGTGGGTATGATCATTATAAAATCTCGCCCCATTGGTCAGGGCAAGGTCGCTTTTCATTTCGTGGAATGAAAAGGGCCTGTTTCGGTCTGTTTTTTCAAATGCTTTTTCTTCTTCATCCTGCGCAAGATGATCCGCCCTGAATCCCCTGGCGTCCTGCCGGGGATCTTCCATGGAATAATCCCACTCTTGACGAAACGGTTTCGTTAAATAGGCACGAACCAGTTCCATCGATTCGATCACCGGATCGCTCTCTTCTAAATCTTCACGGGTAATTCCATATTCTGTTTCAATTCCAAAAAGTTTCATATCAACCTTATTATTCCCTGGCCCTTGTTATTGCGAGGGAGCCACAAAGCTTGCCCGCAGGCGGTTCCGCAGCGAAACGATGTTTTTACTTAAGCGCGAGATTGCTTCGCTGAGTTCGCAATGACACCCGGGTTTGTCATTGCGAGGAGTATTTTTTGCGACGAAGCAATCTTTTATTAAATGATTCAGTTTTTCGGGGCGTACCTTCCTTCTTTATCCAGAAGGGATATGCCCACGACGTTTTCAGGGTCTGCATCAATGAGTTTTAGCCAATCTTCAACAATATCATTGGGCGGAAGAATTTCCCCTTCCCGATATTCCTCTTGAATGGATGAAAAAAGGTTGTCCGAGGTGATTCCTTCTTCTTCGCCTGCGATCGCCCGTTTAATGGCCTTTTCCTTCGATCTCTGGACGATGGACGCAATCAGCGCTCCGCTGATTAAATCGGATTTGTAAAGAACTTGCCTCCTTCCGCTTCGAAGATGAAGATCAAGGAACTGTTGATCCGGTCCTTTGCTGAAAATCGCCTCAACGGTGGATTCAATAAGAGAGTGTCTTGCTTTAACCGGGTCATTGCCATGGGATTGGATGAAGGACGGAGCGAGAGGAATCCGGTCGTTCAGGTAGATCTTAAAAATATCTTCTGTTCCCTGGCGGTCCGGCCGCCTGACCTTTATTTTCCGGTCGATTCGGCCGGGTCTTAAGACCGCCGGGTCAATGAGATCAGGACGGTTGGAGGCCAGAATGATGACGGTGTCATGGAGAGATTCTATTCCATCCATTTCCGCGCAAAACATCGGTACCAGCGTACTGAGGATATTATGCGACCGGTTTGAACGACGGGTTCCGAGGATTGATTCGGCCTCGTCGATAAAGATAAAGGGTAGAAAACCAGCGCCCCTTTTTTCTCGTGCCTTGGAAAAAATGTCCCTGACCATTCGTTCAGATTCTCCGAGCCACATATTGAGGATTTCAGGCCCTTTCACGTGGAGGAAAAACTCTTCCACCTTCTCCTGTCCGTCCGTTTTTAACTTTTGCACAAGGGTGTTGGCCACGGCTTTTCCTATGAGTGTTTTTCCGCAGCCCGGAGGACCGTAAAGAAGAAACCCTTTAGGAGGAGAAAAATTAAACTTTTTAAAAAGGTCGGGATATAAGAGGGGAGATTCCAGGGTCTGACGAATGGCTTCAATCGCGTCTTTCTGTCCTCCGATTTCTTCCCACGATGTTTTGGGGGCTTCTTCAAGGAAATATTCGCGTTGTTGGGTTGATGCGACCTTTTCAATGCCAACCCTGTGGTTTGGATCGACACGAACCTCCTCCCCAACTTTTAAGGTTTCTTTCGCCAGCTGAGAAGATCGGATAAGCAAAGACGATTGGGTGCCGGCATCCTGACCGGCCCGGAGCCGTCCGTCCGGAAGAAGGTCGGTAATTTTCATAAGAGGACCTCCGGGGTCATACCCGATACTCTTGATCACCGCAAAGGCATCATTCACCAGGATCCTCGCGCCAATTTGAAGCTCTTCACCTTTTAGCCGGGGGTCTATGTTTGTGTAATAATCGGAGCCCCCGA
Above is a genomic segment from Nitrospirota bacterium containing:
- a CDS encoding ubiquitin-like protein UBact; amino-acid sequence: MHPALERREQPINPLEKPKEEAGPKKPDTDSSRENLLKRMKKVDPKQAERYRQRTGE
- a CDS encoding proteasome accessory factor PafA2 family protein; this encodes MLSRIIGLETEYGCLINQENPRESPEKIAYRIKEHILKKKKLGLVDLHQRAHDEPPGNGGFLLNGGRIYLDMGHLEYASPECIHLHDLISYDRAGDRILQQALEETGFAENVSMIKNNIDHRTGATFGSHENYLVSRDFPFSYEGLGQMIPFLVTRQIFTGAGRVGAHFVPDGWVMLGEVKFPSVEFQLSQRADHIVNDFYQWVQFNRAIINTRDEPLADPARYRRIHLLLGDSNMLEYATALKVGTTSVMLSLIEEGVGPPDLMLQDAVLDLKQISRDPGQEWIVTLENGKKISAVEMQFSFSNAAKKYLSGKDSDTDWVITEWGKTLEALAKDPYTLVGKIDWISKKWLLEMFLESEDKGWEDPWAVSLDLEYHNLNPGRGLSFALEEEGKVVRKTLDSAIELATHSPPRNTRASARGDLAKSILALKESSNSERKDIRYIINWTNIQIEGKRPFMIEDPFNTYTGAVQKILK
- a CDS encoding AAA family ATPase gives rise to the protein MSSPRKDPESRTNDPLQIIDQILAITPQDDPRYPMIYALRKKILEESLTVQQTQVGLKKLNSVIEKVTAPANRIGTFLGFPDEKFAHIVVGGSDYYTNIDPRLKGEELQIGARILVNDAFAVIKSIGYDPGGPLMKITDLLPDGRLRAGQDAGTQSSLLIRSSQLAKETLKVGEEVRVDPNHRVGIEKVASTQQREYFLEEAPKTSWEEIGGQKDAIEAIRQTLESPLLYPDLFKKFNFSPPKGFLLYGPPGCGKTLIGKAVANTLVQKLKTDGQEKVEEFFLHVKGPEILNMWLGESERMVRDIFSKAREKRGAGFLPFIFIDEAESILGTRRSNRSHNILSTLVPMFCAEMDGIESLHDTVIILASNRPDLIDPAVLRPGRIDRKIKVRRPDRQGTEDIFKIYLNDRIPLAPSFIQSHGNDPVKARHSLIESTVEAIFSKGPDQQFLDLHLRSGRRQVLYKSDLISGALIASIVQRSKEKAIKRAIAGEEEGITSDNLFSSIQEEYREGEILPPNDIVEDWLKLIDADPENVVGISLLDKEGRYAPKN
- a CDS encoding proteasome accessory factor PafA2 family protein, whose product is MKLFGIETEYGITREDLEESDPVIESMELVRAYLTKPFRQEWDYSMEDPRQDARGFRADHLAQDEEEKAFEKTDRNRPFSFHEMKSDLALTNGARFYNDHTHPEYSTPECRSLKDLIIHDKAGERIVQECANRRNALLGHSSVQLYKNNTDFHGHSYGCHDNYLLPRTMPFEKIIQGLTPFLVTRQIIAGAGKIGIETPGGLQPGHFQLSQRADFIEVEMSVDTMSRRPIINTRDEPHADRSQYRRLHQILGDANLSEISTGLKVGTTWLALRLIEQNALPKEAEILEPVSAVHEVSLDTTCKKSIRGFKGKTISPIDHQRLYLYAAKKQFGHENDADTQWILKTWEEVLNDLEFNPERLISRLDWVAKKWLLQTYMDAEKVDWKDASLIAIDLEYHNVNPDRGLFLAMEMAGNMERLSTENEIKDAMTLPPRDTRAAIRGLCIERFHSQIDSVQWERIIFKKGFLKKELDLKTLFEPEDVLSLKNRLSGLSDIAHFFS